In Helianthus annuus cultivar XRQ/B chromosome 3, HanXRQr2.0-SUNRISE, whole genome shotgun sequence, a single window of DNA contains:
- the LOC110929901 gene encoding WPP domain-interacting protein 2 yields the protein MDDNELISSGESGSKLNNNGANSVEEDVNNKLPTEGIGLLSSSLSSLALSDVVDRRKRLKKWRRIPRELAKKMGSNSTPVRQVMLNVNGDYSVQPDTAASNINGDDLVTGLVDDHQRNGRMGPGKKPRGVEIEKEDSNENLSMGVLGSDSGRSNFVFVQGSNTVASEGRQSGVSAKHDEEFSDDKDLNEEAQVASVKSDAESDEASLADDNIEKHEGSMEHDPLVLSMKGLHSAQEEFEREVQKWKDVGKDAPLIFDDPILEILELKDAKILELERALSSVGVKTELEDCLMKIIQADVENVVITTTTKRLTEGPLREIKHNLQQKNVASQGVQATNEKSETKEDLKKLQNGVCRYTSCFMIQLILLLVTLYLKYSPQSVEVVPT from the exons ATGGATGATAACGAGTTGATTTCCTCTGGAGAAAGTGGAAGTAAATTAAATAATAATGGCGCGAATAGTGTTGAAGAAGATGTTAATAATAAGTTGCCTACTGAAGGCATTGGATTGTTATCGTCATCGTTGTCATCGTTGGCGTTATCGGATGTTGTcgatagaaggaagaggttgaAGAAATGGAGGAGGATACCTAGGGAACTTGCTAAGAAAATGGGAAGTAATAGTACACCGGTTCGACAAGTGATGTTGAATGTTAATGGTGATTATTCGGTTCAACCGGATACTGCGGCTAGTAATATAAATGGGGATGATTTAGTTACAGGTTTAGTTGATGATCATCAGAGGAATGGTCGAATGGGGCCCGGGAAGAAGCCTCGTGGTGTAGAAATCGAGAAGGAAGATTCGAATGAGAATTTGAGTATGGGAGTATTGGGATCTGACTCTGGAAGGTCCAACTTTGTGTTTGTGCAGGGTAGTAATACAGTAGCAAGCGAAGGTAGACAGAGTGGCGTGTCTGCGAAACATGACGAAGAGTTTAGTGATGATAAAGATTTAAACGAAGAAGCACAAGTTGCGTCTGTGAAAAGTGATGCTGAGTCAGATGAGGCTTCGTTAGCAGATGATAATATCGAGAAGCATGAAGGATCAATGGAGCATGATCCGCTTGTGTTATCTATGAAAGGACTCCATTCTGCTCAAGAGGAGTTTGAGAGAG AAGTGCAGAAATGGAAGGATGTTGGAAAAGATGCTCCGTTAATCTTTGATGACCCGATTCTTGAAATTCTTGAACTCAAGGATGCCAAGATTTTGGAACTGGAACGGGCTTTAAGTTCTGTAGGCGTTAAGACCGAGCTTGAGGATTGCCTGATGAAAATAATCCAAGCTGATGTGGAAAATGTGGTCATAACTACAACCACTAAACGCTTGACCGAAGGACCATTGCGTGAAATTAAACATAATTTACAACAAAAGAATGTAGCATCACAAGGCGTGCAGGCAACAAACGAGAAGTCAGAGACAAAAGAAGATTTAAAGAAACTGCAGAATGGAGTTTGTAGATATACTTCATGTTTTATGATCCAGTTGATATTATTGCTTGTAACCCTTTACCTGAAATACTCTCCTCAAAGTGTAGAGGTTGTACCCACTTAA
- the LOC110929902 gene encoding uncharacterized protein LOC110929902 isoform X2, producing MNTRCQDYELYSNDPKVCGVKKLLICYSASSAFYSALQSPYISPRATIDDSNPPSSTTTTTTTTTTPTTPLSSTSDDIPSTSYNFSDPTKLTVPRISFSFPVPRISVTKGSVSPALSSKLRSCDVYLGFHGKNPNLTRFCKWVRSELELQGIACFVADRSNYADTQSHEVADRVICSVSFGVVVVTKYSLLNYLVSEEVRFFGQKKNLIPVLFDTNLNEVADLLDGKNCKEAIELLMKCHEVVKVEANEGNWRCCVGKTVGILKGKLGRKSVADKESENLDEIPFCKNRFFVGRERELAEIENLFFGSGDVQENESMTEGLADEEDEVLMGRKLLKGSKYKKAKSSVVCISGGSGMGKTELALEFAHRYSQRYKLVIWVGGEGEYLRQNLLNSSLIIGVDVSADGEKERGRIRSFDEQETEAFKRIRQELFRDMPYLLIIDNLETENEWWEGKDLHDLIPRNTGSTHVIITTRLPKVMSFRTMQLQPLTLSDALMLITGRRKKEYPAQEVEILKKFDEKLGRSSFGLWVIGSLLCELTILPSALFQAINQILVDETTSRFDEPFWENNYFLLKVLIFCITLLNGTKNHLALRMLLSGVWFAPSPVSSNLLAAAASHMSSPTNRFKKWAKKTNLTLFCCSGFINSQSRKTEHESALLLVKLGLARRSNTQPGCCIMFHSITQVFAKRKGPLLAAKATIQSTRKIGNQILNIDHLWASAFLVFGYKSDPPLVQLKPLQMVQYIKKTALPLAITAFTTFSRCNSALELLKICTNALEEVEKSFVSQIEDWCHGSLCWKKKKKKKSNLNQKTDEYVWQDVTLLKATLLETRAKLLLRGGYFDYGEELCRTCISIRTVMLGHNHAQTLAAQETLSKLVRLRCKI from the exons ATGAACACCAGATGTCAAGACTATGAGTTGTACTCCAATGATCCCAAAGTATGTGGTGTCAAGAAGCTGTTGATTTGTTATTCAG CATCTTCAGCTTTTTATTCAGCACTCCAGTCTCCTTACATATCTCCAAGAGCCACCATAGATGACTCAAatccaccatcatccaccaccaccacaaccaccaccaccaccacacctaCCACACCACTATCCTCTACCTCTGACGACATTCCAAGCACTTCTTACAACTTTTCTGACCCCACAAAGCTCACAGTACCTCGTATCTCATTCTCATTTCCTGTACCTCGGATCTCTGTCACAAAAGGGTCTGTTTCACCAGCTTTGAGCTCCAAGTTAAGGAGTTGTGATGTTTACTTAGGGTTTCATGGTAAAAATCCAAACTTGACAAGATTCTGCAAGTGGGTCAGATCAGAACTTGAACTTCAAGGCATTGCTTGCTTTGTTGCAGACAGATCAAACTATGCAGATACTCAAAGCCATGAGGTTGCTGATAGGGTCATTTGTTCAGTCTCATTTGGGGTTGTGGTGGTTACAAAGTACAGTCTTTTGAATTATCTTGTTAGTGAGGAAGTAAGGTTTTTTGGTCAGAAAAAGAATTTGATCCCAGTGTTGTTTGACACCAATTTGAATGAAGTTGCAGATCTTCTAGATGGTAAAAACTGCAAGGAAGCTATTGAGTTGTTGATGAAATGTCATGAGGTTGTTAAAGTGGAAGCAAATGAGGGGAATTGGAGGTGTTGTGTGGGTAAAACAGTAGGGATCTTGAAGGGGAAATTAGGGAGAAAAAGTGTTGCAGATAAAGAAAGTGAGAATCTTGATGAAATCCCATTTTGTAAAAATAGATTTTTTGTTGGTAGAGAGAGAGAACTTGCAGAAATTGAGAATCTTTTCTTTGGATCTGGTGATGTTCAAGAAAATGAAAGTATGACTGAAGGATTAGCAGATGAGGAAGATGAAGTTTTGATGGGCCGAAAGTTGTTAAAAGGGTCGAAATACAAGAAAGCGAAGAGTAGCGTTGTGTGCATCAGTGGCGGATCCGGAATGGGGAAGACAGAGTTAGCATTGGAATTTGCTCATAGGTATTCACAGAGGTACAAATTGGTTATTTGGGTAGGTGGAGAAGGTGAGTATTTAAGGCAGAATTTACTGAATTCGTCGTTAATTATCGGGGTAGATGTAAGTGCAGATGGTGAGAAAGAAAGAGGTCGGATTAGGAGCtttgatgaacaagaaaccgAAGCATTCAAGCGGATAAGACAAGAGTTGTTTCGCGATATGCCGTATTTGTTGATCATAGATAATCTTGAAACCGAAAATGAATGGTGGGAAGGGAAGGATTTGCATGATTTGATACCGAGAAACACCGGGTCGACCCATGTAATTATAACAACTAGACTTCCGAAAGTAATGAGTTTTCGGACGATGCAACTTCAACCTTTAACGCTATCCGATGCATTGATGTTAATCACAGGGAGACGAAAGAAAGAATACCCGGCTCAAGAGGTTGAAATTCTTAAGAAATTTGATGAGAAATTGGGTAGGTCGAGTTTCGGGTTATGGGTAATCGGTTCTTTGCTATGTGAACTTACGATATTGCCCTCCGCTCTATTTCAAGCCATTAACCAGATCCTTGTAGACGAAACGACGTCTCGATTTGATGAACCATTTTGGGAAAACAATTATTTTCTCCTCAAAGTTTTGATCTTTTGCATTACACTTTTGAATGGAACCAAGAATCACCTTGCATTAAGGATGCTTCTATCGGGCGTTTGGTTCGCTCCATCGCCCGTTTCATCAAACTTACTAGCTGCAGCCGCTAGCCACATGAGCTCGCCCACAAACCGGTTCAAGAAATGGGCCAAAAAGACCAACTTAACTCTCTTTTGTTGTTCCGGTTTCATAAACAGCCAATCACGGAAAACAGAACACGAGTCTGCTCTTCTTTTGGTCAAGCTAGGACTCGCAAGAAGAAGCAACACGCAACCCGGATGCTGCATCATGTTCCACTCCATAACCCAAGTTTTCGCCAAAAGAAAAGGACCGCTACTTGCCGCAAAAGCAACCATCCAAAGCACAAGGAAGATAGGAAACCAAATCTTGAACATAGACCATCTTTGGGCGTCCGCTTTCCTAGTTTTCGGCTACAAATCCGACCCACCGCTAGTCCAACTCAAGCCTCTTCAAATGGTTCAATATATCAAAAAAACAGCCCTCCCATTAGCCATCACAGCATTCACCACATTTTCCAGATGCAACTCAGCATTGGAGCTGTTGAAAATCTGCACGAACGCGCTCGAAGAAGTGGAGAAGTCATTTGTGTCTCAGATAGAGGATTGGTGTCATGGATCTTTATgctggaagaagaagaagaagaaaaagtcaAACTTGAACCAGAAAACGGATGAGTATGTATGGCAAGATGTGACATTATTAAAGGCCACATTGCTAGAGACGAGAGCTAAGTTGCTGTTGAGAGGTGGTTATTTTGATTATGGTGAAGAGCTTTGTAGAACTTGTATTAGTATCAGGACAGTGATGCTTGGGCATAATCATGCTCAAACTTTGGCTGCTCAAGAAACTTTGTCTAAGTTGGTTCGTTTAAGGTGTAAAATATAA
- the LOC110929902 gene encoding uncharacterized protein LOC110929902 isoform X1, whose product MYVTIFLHAHHVFDSVFTHKNTFKIPIFFNRTFDSLNMNQEHLSNNISGVISTIDPMVNLTIKISNSSTNSPTLISPASSAFYSALQSPYISPRATIDDSNPPSSTTTTTTTTTTPTTPLSSTSDDIPSTSYNFSDPTKLTVPRISFSFPVPRISVTKGSVSPALSSKLRSCDVYLGFHGKNPNLTRFCKWVRSELELQGIACFVADRSNYADTQSHEVADRVICSVSFGVVVVTKYSLLNYLVSEEVRFFGQKKNLIPVLFDTNLNEVADLLDGKNCKEAIELLMKCHEVVKVEANEGNWRCCVGKTVGILKGKLGRKSVADKESENLDEIPFCKNRFFVGRERELAEIENLFFGSGDVQENESMTEGLADEEDEVLMGRKLLKGSKYKKAKSSVVCISGGSGMGKTELALEFAHRYSQRYKLVIWVGGEGEYLRQNLLNSSLIIGVDVSADGEKERGRIRSFDEQETEAFKRIRQELFRDMPYLLIIDNLETENEWWEGKDLHDLIPRNTGSTHVIITTRLPKVMSFRTMQLQPLTLSDALMLITGRRKKEYPAQEVEILKKFDEKLGRSSFGLWVIGSLLCELTILPSALFQAINQILVDETTSRFDEPFWENNYFLLKVLIFCITLLNGTKNHLALRMLLSGVWFAPSPVSSNLLAAAASHMSSPTNRFKKWAKKTNLTLFCCSGFINSQSRKTEHESALLLVKLGLARRSNTQPGCCIMFHSITQVFAKRKGPLLAAKATIQSTRKIGNQILNIDHLWASAFLVFGYKSDPPLVQLKPLQMVQYIKKTALPLAITAFTTFSRCNSALELLKICTNALEEVEKSFVSQIEDWCHGSLCWKKKKKKKSNLNQKTDEYVWQDVTLLKATLLETRAKLLLRGGYFDYGEELCRTCISIRTVMLGHNHAQTLAAQETLSKLVRLRCKI is encoded by the coding sequence ATGTATGTTACCATCTTTCTTCATGCTCATCATGTCTTTGATTCAGTTTTCACTCACAAAAACACCTTTAAAATCCCCATTTTTTTTAATAGAACTTTTGATTCTTTGAACATGAATCAAGAACATTTATCTAACAACATTTCTGGAGTGATCTCAACCATTGATCCAATGGTGAACCTCACCATCAAGATTTCAAACTCATCAACTAACTCTCCAACTCTTATTTCACCAGCATCTTCAGCTTTTTATTCAGCACTCCAGTCTCCTTACATATCTCCAAGAGCCACCATAGATGACTCAAatccaccatcatccaccaccaccacaaccaccaccaccaccacacctaCCACACCACTATCCTCTACCTCTGACGACATTCCAAGCACTTCTTACAACTTTTCTGACCCCACAAAGCTCACAGTACCTCGTATCTCATTCTCATTTCCTGTACCTCGGATCTCTGTCACAAAAGGGTCTGTTTCACCAGCTTTGAGCTCCAAGTTAAGGAGTTGTGATGTTTACTTAGGGTTTCATGGTAAAAATCCAAACTTGACAAGATTCTGCAAGTGGGTCAGATCAGAACTTGAACTTCAAGGCATTGCTTGCTTTGTTGCAGACAGATCAAACTATGCAGATACTCAAAGCCATGAGGTTGCTGATAGGGTCATTTGTTCAGTCTCATTTGGGGTTGTGGTGGTTACAAAGTACAGTCTTTTGAATTATCTTGTTAGTGAGGAAGTAAGGTTTTTTGGTCAGAAAAAGAATTTGATCCCAGTGTTGTTTGACACCAATTTGAATGAAGTTGCAGATCTTCTAGATGGTAAAAACTGCAAGGAAGCTATTGAGTTGTTGATGAAATGTCATGAGGTTGTTAAAGTGGAAGCAAATGAGGGGAATTGGAGGTGTTGTGTGGGTAAAACAGTAGGGATCTTGAAGGGGAAATTAGGGAGAAAAAGTGTTGCAGATAAAGAAAGTGAGAATCTTGATGAAATCCCATTTTGTAAAAATAGATTTTTTGTTGGTAGAGAGAGAGAACTTGCAGAAATTGAGAATCTTTTCTTTGGATCTGGTGATGTTCAAGAAAATGAAAGTATGACTGAAGGATTAGCAGATGAGGAAGATGAAGTTTTGATGGGCCGAAAGTTGTTAAAAGGGTCGAAATACAAGAAAGCGAAGAGTAGCGTTGTGTGCATCAGTGGCGGATCCGGAATGGGGAAGACAGAGTTAGCATTGGAATTTGCTCATAGGTATTCACAGAGGTACAAATTGGTTATTTGGGTAGGTGGAGAAGGTGAGTATTTAAGGCAGAATTTACTGAATTCGTCGTTAATTATCGGGGTAGATGTAAGTGCAGATGGTGAGAAAGAAAGAGGTCGGATTAGGAGCtttgatgaacaagaaaccgAAGCATTCAAGCGGATAAGACAAGAGTTGTTTCGCGATATGCCGTATTTGTTGATCATAGATAATCTTGAAACCGAAAATGAATGGTGGGAAGGGAAGGATTTGCATGATTTGATACCGAGAAACACCGGGTCGACCCATGTAATTATAACAACTAGACTTCCGAAAGTAATGAGTTTTCGGACGATGCAACTTCAACCTTTAACGCTATCCGATGCATTGATGTTAATCACAGGGAGACGAAAGAAAGAATACCCGGCTCAAGAGGTTGAAATTCTTAAGAAATTTGATGAGAAATTGGGTAGGTCGAGTTTCGGGTTATGGGTAATCGGTTCTTTGCTATGTGAACTTACGATATTGCCCTCCGCTCTATTTCAAGCCATTAACCAGATCCTTGTAGACGAAACGACGTCTCGATTTGATGAACCATTTTGGGAAAACAATTATTTTCTCCTCAAAGTTTTGATCTTTTGCATTACACTTTTGAATGGAACCAAGAATCACCTTGCATTAAGGATGCTTCTATCGGGCGTTTGGTTCGCTCCATCGCCCGTTTCATCAAACTTACTAGCTGCAGCCGCTAGCCACATGAGCTCGCCCACAAACCGGTTCAAGAAATGGGCCAAAAAGACCAACTTAACTCTCTTTTGTTGTTCCGGTTTCATAAACAGCCAATCACGGAAAACAGAACACGAGTCTGCTCTTCTTTTGGTCAAGCTAGGACTCGCAAGAAGAAGCAACACGCAACCCGGATGCTGCATCATGTTCCACTCCATAACCCAAGTTTTCGCCAAAAGAAAAGGACCGCTACTTGCCGCAAAAGCAACCATCCAAAGCACAAGGAAGATAGGAAACCAAATCTTGAACATAGACCATCTTTGGGCGTCCGCTTTCCTAGTTTTCGGCTACAAATCCGACCCACCGCTAGTCCAACTCAAGCCTCTTCAAATGGTTCAATATATCAAAAAAACAGCCCTCCCATTAGCCATCACAGCATTCACCACATTTTCCAGATGCAACTCAGCATTGGAGCTGTTGAAAATCTGCACGAACGCGCTCGAAGAAGTGGAGAAGTCATTTGTGTCTCAGATAGAGGATTGGTGTCATGGATCTTTATgctggaagaagaagaagaagaaaaagtcaAACTTGAACCAGAAAACGGATGAGTATGTATGGCAAGATGTGACATTATTAAAGGCCACATTGCTAGAGACGAGAGCTAAGTTGCTGTTGAGAGGTGGTTATTTTGATTATGGTGAAGAGCTTTGTAGAACTTGTATTAGTATCAGGACAGTGATGCTTGGGCATAATCATGCTCAAACTTTGGCTGCTCAAGAAACTTTGTCTAAGTTGGTTCGTTTAAGGTGTAAAATATAA